The region ctggcaatcagagcttttggaaagcgtgGGTTGAGTCCCatgggtgggttttttttttgttttccacataagtggcacaatgtggtgcaccccacactgtgttcctgctcaaaagacaccgtcgcgtgcacgaaCTCTCATCGCACACGTCTGCCCGTCAGTGCGATGTTTTGCTGTGCGCcaattcgaactgtttcaccatattcgaccaaacttcacactatgtgtgaaagggccctaaagtTCAGTGGGAAGAGGTGTTTAGTCGCATTTTATGCCTTATACTTTAACAATTAGCATCTGATCACTaagtttgcattataaataaacatGCCGGGtttttaaacgttgaattatatCGTATGTTTACTTCACACATGCTCatttgttcagtggtgacaaaaaGCCATTTACTCATGTTGTGTGCCTTGTACAATAACAATTAGCCTTTTAGCTTCTGCTTTCTAATgtggtgtttgcattataaacaAATAACATGCTGATAATTGTGTGTCTTGTTGCATGACGCAGAAGCACCACATTACAAACATTAACATTATGCAGATCTGTGAACATCGGAAAAAACCATGTGTGTGGTGAAGAGCACTCTGACCTCATTGTGTGGTATGCTGGCTGCGCAGTGGCAGAGAAATGGGCAGTGCAGCGGGTGGTTAAGTTTGCACAGAGAGCGACTGGCTGCAGCTTACCATCGCAGACATTTACAACAGCAGATGCAAGGACAAGGCATGCATCACGAGAGACTCCGCCCTCCCTGCACATGAACTGTGTACCACCTCAGACAGGAGACTGCAAGCATCCGGGCAAGAACCAACAGGtgaagaacagtttctttccagatGCTGTTCGGCTGGTGAACTCCTCCACGCAGTCACACTGAGACTTAAATAGAACCTTGCCTACTACTGTCATTCACTGACTCACCTACATACTGCCGCgctgtgttttattattttaaagcTACTTATTTTAAAATGTGAGTACAGTTCACAAGCAATTGTTGGGTGCACACAACTGTATGCAAAATACACAGTGCAATAATAATGATTATACACACGTTCAAATTAGTTTCCATAAGTCACCATCATTTCATCTCATGCCCACAGAATGTGCATCACTGTAGTTTCATGATCTGTGCAGGAGGAGGTGTGGTCTTCTGGCTGAGTGCAGGAAGCGTGGCTGCACCCCTCAGTATCAGTCTGCAGGAAAGAGGTAGCCAACCCGTTGAAGCGAGTGAATGGATTATTCCAATCAGAAACTTTGGAAGCATAAATGAAATTGGTTAATTTCCCCTTTTCTTCTGAAATAtcaacacactacacagagagggactcaaatcccgcAGGGCCAGGCATgtacccctgcttaagccagtacatgtccaggcccgtctgaagtttgccagagagcatatggatgatccagacgaggattgggagaatatcatgtggtcagatgaaaccaaaatagaactttttggtaaaaactcaactcgtcgtgtttggaagaAGAAtgatgagttgcattccaagaacaccataaatACTGTGAAGCATAGTTgaatgtacctatgttgaaaattacagacctctttcatcttcctaagtaggagaacttgaacaatcaggggctgactaaatacttttttgccccactgtacatacgtattcacaccctttgctcaatattttgttgatgcacctttggcagcaattacagcctcaagtcttcttgaatatgatgccacaagcttggtgcacatatctttgggcagtttggtccattcctctttgcagcacttttcaagctccatcgggttggatggggagtgtcggtgcacagtcactttcagatctctccagagatgttcagtcagattcgggtctgggctctggctgggccgctcaaggacattcacagagttgtcctgaagccactcttttgatatcttggctgtgtgcttaggggttattgtcctgctgaaagatgaaccgttgccccagtctgaggtcaagagcgctctaggGGAggctttcatccaggatgtctctgtacattgatgcattcatctttccctcaatactgactagtctcccagttcctgctgctgaaaatcatccccacaCTATGATGCTgacgccaccatgcttcactgtagggatggtgcctggtttcctcccaacatgacacctggcattcacgccaaagagttcaatctttgtctcattaggccagagcattttgtttctcatggtctgagagtccttcaggtgccttttggcaaactccaggtgggctgccatgcgccttttactaaggagtggcttctgtctggccactctaccagtggccagattggtggattgctgcagagatgttcttctggaaggttttcctcacTCCACAGAGAAACActggatctctgacagagtgaccatcaggttctttgtcacctccctgaccaagGGCCTTCGCCCCCAGTCACTCACTTtacacaggtggccagctctaagaagaatcctgatggatctgaacttcttccatttacagatgatggaggccactgtgctcattgggaccttcaaagcagcagaaatgtttttgtacccttccccagatttgtgtgtcaagacaatcctgtctcggaagtctacagaaaattcctttgacttcatgcttggtttgtgctgacattcactgtcaactgtgggactgcatatgtcgacaggtgtgtgtctttccaaatcatgaccaatcaactgaatttacccaaggtgaACTCCAATcaagctgttgaaacatctcaaggatgatcagtagaaacaggatgcacctgagctcaattttgagcttcaaggcaaaggctgtgaatatttatatacatgtgatttcttactttttttatttgtaataaatgtgtaaaaatctgcaaaaatctaaaaaaacaaaaaacaaacaaagaaaatattcacattgtcattatggggtattgtgtacaattttgaggaaaaaaatgaattttcacccatgtctatctcggctttcagtgcttaccagtcgagtgagtataagagaaattgtggagagctggacatgtcccaacttgtcctctaacacaccaaaactgaggtgttcctttgtctcgcttcatcaatgaatcggttgtgacgcgcaaagcctccgcgcggctttccatgacaaaatctcttgttaaaagtgaaatctgccggaaaatggctgatgtctagctcttgtgataaccagagaaagagctcacgacggtctcgtatccacagagccatccatttagaaatgatccagtggtttgtgccgcgtcattGCAGCTCGGAgtacggcgcaccgaccgtccttaaagcagtcctgaaaaCTGTAGCAAAAATCCttcttctctgtgaagcccgtaaaattttcaccgaaagccacataaattttttgaatggtttccaggtgccagtctaacagcttctgaaaaaattctgatggaaaaaaagtccttttcattccgccatttccagacaatgaaaatccaacaaaggggcgggaccactccttccacaaggcgtgctcacaggcggatgacgtcaccaacaggtgtggaaaaactcacgcatgtgcacgagggttcaagcatgtctgacgtaaaaacatatgaatgaaatccatatagtttttgaaaaaaataaaaaggtacgatactttactgacagacctcgtattgtcctATGGCAATATTGCTTTCTCTGACGGTCTCCTGTGAATTTGGGGTGCTGATGGacagatgtcacatttccactggcaacatATGGAGCTGCATTCAGCAGAATGCTTTTCCCAGTTtcaacacatacgaggtctattagaaaagtatccgaccttattatttttttcaaaaaccatatggatttgaatcacgtgtgattacatcagacatgcttgaaccctcgtgggcatgcaagagttttttcacgcctgtcggttatgtcattcgcctgtgggcagtctttgagtgaggagtcacccaccctctcgtcgtttttttcattgttatggaatggctcagagactgctgctttgtttgatcaaaattttttcaaaactgtaaggcacaactgagtggacaccattcgataaattcagctggttttcggtaaaaattttaacggctgatgagagattttggtctggtagtgtcgccgtaaggatggcccatggcgcctgacggcgatctgcgcttcgaggcggcagcgtctcgccatttcaagttgaaaacttccacatttcaggctctgttgacccagtaagtcgtcagagaacagagaactttcagaagaagtcggcatgaggagtttattcggacattccattgttaacggacattttgtaatgaaagaacgtgggggcagagtcacatgtcgggctggacccgaccgcgggggggtcgcgacaggaaaaacacctccgttggaaaccttaacgggcaagttggaacatgcccaagctgttaaacaatttctcagttactcacttgttgaaagccatcaaaagccgcctgaattttacaaatggttttcaacacggaggtgtttttcctgtcgcggcgcacacagatttgctgagtcgtcacggaaacgactcggcgaatttgcgcgcacgtctttcattaaaaaaatgtccttaaacagtggaatgtccgcataaagtcctcatgccggcctcttctgaatcttctctgttctctcacgacgtcctgggtgaattaagccttacattaggatgttttcagctcgaaacaggccgacgaaggcgcctggaagcgctgcaggacgccccgctgcgtgggaagtccttacaccgacagaaacaccccataatctctcatcagcccttaaacttttcaccaaaaaccagcttaatttctcgaatagtgtccactcggatattcctcacaggtctagaaaaaattttgataaagcaacgcgtgccgtctcgagcagcgtgtgaaacaaaggaattcagccgagagggcgggaccacatctcactgaaggcctgcccacagggaaatgacatcaccgacacgcgtgaaaaaactcacgcatgcgcacgagggttcaagcatgattggtgtaatcgcatgtcattcaaatccatatagtttaaaaaataaataaataaaagggtcagtttattatctaagagacctcgtatatgcgcATTGGGGGAGCTGGATTTACTGAGGTCTGATTGCAAATGTGTATAGAATCTGGTTCTTTCAGGGATCATTACAGCATACTTCCTCACTACATTCATGTGCTGACAGCTGTGCTACCGTTCAGTGTAATTGCAGCAGTGAGGACATCAAACAACTCTGCGGTGCCTCCTAGCCGAGAGAATCCACACAGTGcactcttatttaaaaaaaaaaaaaaaaaaaaaaaaaaaaatcacagttttgctgtctttttcttcagtgaccTTGGCTAAATGAACAGCCGTGCTACATGTTGCTACATCAGGAGAACTGTCTGCTCTACGCTTGTGCAGAATTCACCCCCATACAccggagctttggccaatcagaagctcaGTCTGAAGCGTCGGTCAGCCATACAATGTAAATGCATTGAATATTGTAAAACTAAATAAGTAGaggacaaaatggtaaacaaatgGACAGGCAGTGGAAAAGCTCTCCGCTTGTTGTCTATTCATGAGCACACACAAAACTTTGATGAACTCAGCAGATATGGAACTCATTTTGCAGATAGGAAAAGGAGTTTtgtaggacaaaaacaaacacaaatggatATCGGAAATCGTATCAGCTCCTCGTGTTTCCTTGATCCATCATGGTGTGACAAAGGCTTCAAGAATTGCGTCCCTTTTCTGAGTTGATTCACCAGAACTGGTTTGAGGCAAACTGAAAGTTATTCTCTATTCCATCTCTAAACTCCCCCCACACCCAAGTTTTAGCCTCAGCAACTACTGAGGCTGCAGGCCTACTGGACTGCCGTTGATTCCAGAGGCCTCTGAGCTAACCAGACAATAAAGGTCTCCTTCTTCAGCCTGAGAGCTTACCTCACCACAGTTGTCCACCAATAGGTTCTCAGGTTTCCACAGCGACAAGCACTCACAACCATCTAGCCACAGTCCAGAGCACCTGCTTCCACAGTGAAAGCTGTGAAGATGGACTCCATGTCCCTAGCCATATTCTGCTTGGCTTTGTTTCTCAAAAATGTAACCTTTACAATTTGTTCTCACACTTCCAGGCATATCCAAACTCCCTCTGTGAGCAGAGTTTCAAACAAAATACATACTGAAGTTTATGTAGTGATCTATGTGAAGgttaaaatacaaacaaaattccCAAGATAATACAGATTATTTCCAGAATTTTTGGTCATTTTAATTTCCAGGTTGTTTCCATGACTGGAAACCTACTTCTTAAATTTCCAGGATGAGTGGGAAAGCTTGATGTTTAAGACATCCTCCACTTGGCAAAGAACACCAACACAACTGTCATTACTAGTTTCCAACaaatgcagttgtcattttcacatcCAACATCCATTAAGTTTCAACAGCAAATCGGGTCTTAGAAATGAATGTGGTCTTTTGTGGAACCAGATTAAATTTACCCTCACAGGAATCAGCAGTTTACCACATGAGGCAAGAAAACTCTTTATTAAAGAAGAAGATCACATGCAGCCAACTGTGATTcaggtcatattttaaacatagtAAACAGTTCTCAGGTTCAATTTTAGGGTTGCAGCAGGCAATGGGCCTTGACCCGATCCTTGAATCCACAGTAAGTAGCGGGAGTCGCGGGATATTTCGCCCTGATGGCCAGCACCACACAAGAGGGAAGCACTCTTCTCTTGCCCCTGCCAAGTCTTTTCCCTTTGAGAAACCAGTCCAGGGTGATACGGTACGCCACCAGTCTGTACTGGCTAgaggtgaaaaataaaaatatcgaGTTGGGCTGGTTTTCCATCCAAGGGAGCaaacaaaattattatttctcAGTAATCAGACTGTGTAACACAGGGTGTCGGGGCTGTGACTTACTCATTAGTCATGGAAACTTCCTGCAGCAGCCGCCTCTTCCAGTTAATCCTTGGAAAACTACAGAACCTGCCCAACACGCCAGGATTTAGACGAGCACTGAAATCAGGATGGCTGGTCACACACACGGGCTCAGGCGGCTCTGCTGCTTCCTTCCTGCTTCGCTCTAACTCTTCCAACAGAGGTTCCAAAATGTCCCACTCGTGGCAACAAAAACACTCTCTTACAGACTTCATGGGCTGACACGCATTACAGCAACACCACCAGCTGCTCTCTGTTCGGGCCCAAAGGTCGGGCTCCTGCTGTCCTGATGATGTGACGGCACCACCCTCTGTTCTGGCCCTCTTGTCCTCCTGGCGCCGTTCCATCTTCTCTACACTCTGGTTCAGACTGATACGGTAATGCAGAGTTTGAGTCgcaaactacagtagtgttcagaataacagcagtgctatgtgactaaaaagattaatccaggttttgagtatatttcttattgttacatgggaaacacagtaccagtagattcagtagattctcacaaatccaacaagaccaagcattcatgatatgcacactcttaaggctatgaaattgggctattagtaaaaaaaaaaaagtagaaaaggggttgttcacaataatagcatctgctgttgacgctacaaactcaaaactattatgttcaaactgttttttttagcaatcctagtatttagttgtataaccacagtttttcatgatttcttcacatctgcgaggcattaattttgttggtttggaaccaagattttgctcgtttactagtgtgcttggggtcattgtcttgttgaaacacccttttcaagggcatgtcctcttcagcataaggcaacatgacctcttcaagtattttgacatgtccaaactgatccatgatacctggtatgcgatatataggcccaacaccatagtaggagaaacatgcccatatcatgatgcttgcaccaccatgcttcactgtcttcaccgtgaactgtggcttgaattcagagtttgggggtcgtctcacaaattgtctgtggcccttggacccaaaaagaacaattttactctcatcagtccacaaaatattcctccatttctctttaggccagttgatgtgttctttggcaaattgtaacctcttctgcacgtcttttatttaacagagggactttgcgggggattgttgcaaataaattagcttcacacaggcgtcttctaactgtcacagcacttacaggtaactccagactgtctttgatcatcctggagctgagcaatgggtgagcctttgccattctggttattcttctatccattttgatggttgttttccattttcttccacacgtctgtttttttcttttttttttgtccattttaaagcattggagatcattgtagatgaacagcctataatcttttgcacctgcgtataagtttccccctctccaatcaactttataatcaaactacgctgttcttctgaacaatgccttgaacgtcccattttcctcaggctttcaaagagaaaaacatgttcaacaggtgctggcttcatccttaaataggggacacctgattcacacctgtttgttccacaaaattgacgaactcactgactgaatgccacactactattattgtgaacaccttttctactttttttttactaatagcccaatttcatagccttaagagtgtgcatatcataaatgcttggtcttgttggatttgtgagaatctactgaatctactggtaccttgtttcccatgtaacaataagaaatatactcaaaacctggattaatctttttagtcacatagcgctacttattattctgaacactactgtaacatgTTCACTACTGCTGCTTTATCTACTTTGATGTTACCCAAAGTAAATGGTATGTGACACTGATGATATCAACTTTATGATTCATTAGTTATTCATTTACTGTTAAATGTGCACAAACTAAACAGTGAAATGGCAGCAGCTAATACTTATTCCAGTCAAAAAGCACCCAAACTGCAGAGTTTCAACATGatatatttcaaatacaaaatgtaaatcagacttctcaatataaaaatttctaaaattagcttccttaaactcaaactcgaaGCAAATCTCTCCAATTTGATatgaatgaattaaaatataaaagtcaagatgatgggttgcataagtaatgggcccctttggtataacacctgtaaatcaTGAGGTCCTGTCCTGCATATTCAGCTCATGGAGGATTTTCAGTACAGGAGCTTtaatttgtgatcagcagagagCTGGTCTCAGCCACTTTAGCACCgtgagacaaagtgtaaatgtaaactttattttttcattaaatgtgTAAGGATTGATTACATCTCCTCTCATTCACgctgggatgaatttactgtgcagtgcattaagtgttttatttttgtttatatgatGCACGATGTGTGGAGCCAGACTTCAGTCAATAATTTATCCATtttacatttgttttatttttgcacaaaTGATGGCACCTCATTTgactcactctgtacagatttgaaatcaaCGTCAGGTTATAAAATTAGTAGTGTTTTCTGTGTAAACTCGAACATGCACTGATCTCACACAGGGACAGCGATTCAACGCAACATGGGATCAATAGACTTTCACTTTTAGGTTCCATGTTTCAGAAGAAAAGGcaaattaaccaattccatttatgtTTCCAAAGTTTCTGATTGGAATAATGCAATTGTGCTTCAGCTGGCTGACTCGCTGTTTCCCGTTTTCACCTCAGACACAGACAGCACACTGAGGGGTATAACCACGCCTCCTGCACAGATCATGAAACTAGACACAAACACAGTCTGTGGAGACGAGATGAAATGTCtgacttatggaaacaaataAGCACGTGTATAATCACACTGTGCAGTCGTACCGCGTATTCTGTGTTCAGTTTTGTGAACTGAACAGCTGCGTGCGtaacaaatacatgtattgtgacaccccttatatcagacctgggcaaactgcggcccgggggccacatgtggccctttgcatgtctctgtccggccctcatgaggtctgtgattattattacatatattagaaatgtcaagcttgtgtgttgcaaatcattatgtagaggtttatttaggtatatttacatattattacaataataaaaattacctataaaagctattaaataggtaattttttgtaaaatttgtaatgggagacagctgagttatcgatggtgtggccctcggacataattcaggttctctatgtggccccttgtaaaaattaattgcccacccctgccttatatagacatttatttatgtagttgGAAAAGCTGCACAAGCAAGAGGGATGACTGCAGCCTTGAGAAGATCGTCAAGCAAAGCTGATTCAAGAACTTTGGGGAGTTTGACAAGGAGCGGACTGAGGCTGGtgtcagtgcatcaagagccagcacacacgcgcacacacacacacgtgtccagGAAATGGGATGAAAGTGTTGCACTCTTCATTTCAAGCCACTCTTGAACCAGAGACCATGTCAGAAGAGTCTCACTtgggctaaggagaaaaagaacttGACCACTGCTTAGTCCAAAGCCCTCTTTTCAGattaaagtaaattttgcatttcatttggaaatgaaggtcccagagtctggaggaaccATGGAGAGGAATAGAATCCACACTGCTTTAAGTCCcgtgtgaagtttccacagtcagtgatgatctggtgtcatgtcatctgctggtgttgatcCACTGTGTcttatcaagtccaaagtcaatcCAGCCAACCACCAGGAGACTTTTGAccacttcatgcttccatctgctgaggagctttatggagatgctggttttcttttccagcaggacttaGCATCTGCCCACTGTGCTAACTACAGTATAAGAatatgcttggtttcagttcagaaggttccgggttcaaatctcacccctgccacatttctccatgtaatgtgtagttgtgtcaggaagggcatccagcgtaaaacttgtgccaattcaacatgcagatccaccttggatttgctgtggcgaccacgagtgcaaacaagggagcagccgaagggacttacataagaatatacacaaattAGATCAATTTTTCTATTATATATTCCATATTCCAGTGTAGTGTttacagatttctttcaacttggtccacaaattattaaataatcttactttcaccctggttGGCGTGGCTGTTTCATTGTATTTATTATATTTGTAAGTTTTCCGGAGAAGCGCTCTGTAAAAGCGGTgctgcaggtgggttaagagcagtctttaatatcaaTATCTTCAATATGTGAGCGcgcgaagctcttactttcacccctttcacctaacttcataatgaaattaattaaggctcAGACTAGTACCTCgtgtcgtggcagacatagtgtgtttgacaagctgatggtattattttctatctggactgggacgaacaaattcattcaagtctattatataaacagtctgatcctcttctgtatttgacaaatattggctgtacaaatgtgggactgagtttgaataaatgtaacggcACAGTAACagcacaaaaaaaatgcagatttatggtgaaactcttgaAAGCATTGATCATGCCCACACTGATTTGTATTTATGTCTGGTTATTAGACACTAACCAAGATagcggcgctctggcaacagccagcgaatgtgCAGATCGCTGCGGCCCTGAAATCAATAGAAATACTGGACAAAATATATTGAACTTTTTCCACAatattctctcttttttttttttttttttagatgcacctCTATAGGTTGTTTAAGTTCCACACCTTCTCTAACATTATCACACCAGCTCTTCCCTCAAGGTGTAGGTTCTTTGAGGACTTGAGTTTTAATACTGGGTAGCATGGAGCCATTAAGTTGGAGGAAACCAAACTTCATCATTCAAATGAAGCTGAGGGAGA is a window of Thalassophryne amazonica chromosome 17, fThaAma1.1, whole genome shotgun sequence DNA encoding:
- the LOC117528877 gene encoding uncharacterized protein LOC117528877, producing MERRQEDKRARTEGGAVTSSGQQEPDLWARTESSWWCCCNACQPMKSVRECFCCHEWDILEPLLEELERSRKEAAEPPEPVCVTSHPDFSARLNPGVLGRFCSFPRINWKRRLLQEVSMTNDQYRLVAYRITLDWFLKGKRLGRGKRRVLPSCVVLAIRAKYPATPATYCGFKDRVKAHCLLQP